In the genome of Hallerella porci, one region contains:
- the recA gene encoding recombinase RecA: protein MAKKTAATLNKPLSGEKAKAVEAAIAQIEKNFGKGSIMTLGGQPEQNIPVIPSGCIQLDMALGVGGFPRGRIIEIYGPESSGKTTLSLHAIAEAQKQGGVAAFIDAEHAFDPVYARHLGINIDQLLVSQPDTGEQALDIAETLVRSGAIDIIVVDSVAALVPQAEINGEMGDNHVGLQARLMSQALRKLTGILSKSNTCMIFINQLRMKIGVMFGNPETTTGGNALKFYASQRIDIRRIAQIKNGEDVIGNRTRVKIVKNKVAAPFTQCEFDILYGQGISREASILDLGVELDVIEKSGSWFSYNGERIGQGRESARLFLKSNPEICSEIETKIREKMKDVKMFDISEDEALAADDTLETSELPPAEEEA from the coding sequence ATGGCAAAGAAAACTGCAGCAACACTCAACAAGCCCCTTTCCGGTGAAAAAGCAAAAGCCGTCGAAGCAGCGATTGCACAAATCGAAAAGAATTTCGGTAAGGGTTCGATTATGACTTTGGGCGGTCAACCCGAACAGAATATTCCGGTGATTCCATCGGGCTGCATTCAGTTGGATATGGCTCTCGGTGTGGGAGGTTTCCCGCGCGGACGTATCATCGAAATTTACGGTCCGGAATCTTCGGGTAAAACAACCCTTTCTCTGCATGCGATTGCCGAAGCGCAAAAGCAAGGCGGAGTTGCCGCATTCATCGATGCAGAACACGCTTTTGACCCGGTTTATGCGCGTCATTTGGGAATTAACATCGATCAGCTTCTCGTTTCGCAGCCGGACACAGGCGAACAAGCGTTGGATATTGCAGAAACATTGGTGCGTTCGGGAGCAATCGACATTATCGTCGTGGACTCGGTTGCAGCACTCGTTCCACAAGCAGAAATCAACGGAGAAATGGGCGATAACCATGTGGGCTTGCAAGCGCGCTTGATGTCGCAAGCTCTCCGCAAACTCACCGGCATCCTTTCGAAGTCAAATACTTGTATGATTTTCATCAACCAGTTGCGTATGAAAATCGGCGTGATGTTTGGCAACCCCGAAACGACAACCGGCGGAAACGCATTGAAGTTCTACGCATCGCAGCGGATTGATATTCGTCGCATCGCCCAAATCAAAAACGGCGAAGATGTGATTGGTAACCGCACTCGCGTGAAAATTGTGAAGAACAAAGTCGCAGCTCCGTTTACCCAATGCGAATTTGACATTCTCTATGGGCAAGGCATTTCCCGTGAAGCGAGCATTCTCGATCTCGGCGTGGAACTGGATGTGATTGAAAAGAGCGGCTCTTGGTTTTCCTATAACGGAGAACGCATCGGCCAAGGTCGTGAAAGTGCACGTCTCTTCCTCAAGAGCAATCCGGAAATTTGCAGCGAAATTGAAACGAAGATTCGCGAAAAAATGAAAGATGTGAAAATGTTTGACATCTCCGAAGATGAAGCGCTTGCTGCTGACGATACTCTCGAAACAAGCGAACTTCCTCCTGCTGAAGAAGAAGCTTAA